A window of Corallococcus macrosporus DSM 14697 contains these coding sequences:
- a CDS encoding GNAT family N-acetyltransferase, which produces MASPPDTSAPVTITQIQSEAELMQALAIREVVFIEEQAVPEGIERDAEDAHAYHVIANQGGHAIGTGRLVMLPQPPANQEGTWGQIGRMAVLQSHRKARVGSMLLTSLEEEARRRGVNGIMLHAQLIALEFYKKHGYLPVGAVFEEAGMEHLEMHKRF; this is translated from the coding sequence ATGGCCTCTCCCCCGGATACTTCCGCGCCCGTCACCATCACTCAAATCCAGAGTGAGGCGGAGCTCATGCAGGCGCTCGCCATCCGCGAGGTGGTGTTCATCGAGGAACAGGCGGTTCCCGAGGGCATCGAGCGCGACGCCGAGGACGCGCACGCCTACCACGTCATCGCCAACCAGGGCGGCCATGCCATTGGCACCGGACGGCTGGTGATGTTGCCTCAGCCTCCCGCGAACCAGGAGGGCACGTGGGGCCAGATTGGCCGCATGGCCGTCCTCCAGTCGCACCGCAAGGCGCGCGTGGGCTCCATGTTGCTGACGTCGCTCGAAGAGGAAGCGCGCCGGCGTGGCGTCAACGGCATCATGCTGCACGCCCAGCTCATCGCGCTGGAGTTCTACAAGAAGCATGGCTACCTGCCGGTCGGCGCCGTCTTCGAGGAAGCCGGCATGGAGCACCTGGAGATGCACAAGCGCTTCTGA
- the hrpB gene encoding ATP-dependent helicase HrpB: MADVALPIDPLLPDIVSTLRGARSLVLEAPPGAGKTTRVPRALLEAGLGQGKEIIVLQPRRLPTRLAAQRVSDELGERVGDSVGYQVRFEDVRSAKTRLSFVTEGVLGRRLLSDPKLRDVGIVVLDEFHERHLSADISLALLRRLQETARPDLKVVVMSATLEAEPIRAYLGGSPSLRSEGRRFDVSVEYLPAPDDRYLDQQVLSGLKRVFAQGVDGDVLVFLPGAGEIRRARDTCAEFAERQGADVLPLHGDLSPAEQDRAVRRSSRRKIILSTNVAETSVTIDGVAVVIDSGLARVASHSPWSGLPTLKLSKVSRASAIQRAGRAGRTRAGHCLRLYTQHDFDGRPEQDAPEIRRTDLAETVLSLRAAGITDLAAFPFFEPPPAASLDAAEALLRRLGAVDPSGRVTEVGERLLRFPVHPRQARIIVEGERRGVGAEAAVLAALMGERDIRREARANLGQGGRSAAIVSGPSDLLELFERFREAERAGFASGRMHSLSLEAGAVQSVDRVQKQLRRAVRGQGQRPQRPEDVEQALMLSVLAGYPDRIARRRRPRAPELLMFGGGTATLSDVSVVQDADLMVAADAEERPGKGAVVRLASAVEPEWLLDLYPDALEEVDTLQWNAEARRVERLTRLSYGNLVLEETRTPAPASEATARVLVEAALAAGPGKFADPEALEQWRTRVALLAEAFPEARFPTIDDAFLRDALASLCSDARSFKDLEGVSLLDALYARLTSEQQRLLASHAPERVTLPGGRGVKVHYEPGKPPWVESRLQDFFGMAQGPNVCAGRVPLVLHLLAPNMRAVQVTTDLAGFWERHYPAIRKELCRKYPRHSWPEDPRHAQPPAPRPPRR; encoded by the coding sequence ATGGCGGACGTCGCGCTTCCCATCGATCCCCTGTTGCCGGACATCGTCTCCACGCTGCGTGGCGCGCGCTCGCTCGTGCTGGAGGCCCCTCCCGGCGCGGGGAAGACGACCCGTGTGCCTCGCGCGCTCCTGGAGGCCGGGCTCGGACAGGGCAAGGAGATCATCGTCCTCCAGCCGCGCCGGCTCCCGACGAGGCTGGCCGCGCAGCGCGTGTCCGACGAGCTGGGCGAGCGCGTGGGCGACTCCGTGGGCTACCAGGTCCGCTTCGAGGACGTGCGCAGCGCGAAGACGCGCCTGTCCTTCGTCACCGAGGGCGTCCTGGGCCGCCGGCTCCTCTCCGACCCGAAGCTCCGGGATGTGGGCATCGTCGTGCTCGACGAGTTCCACGAGCGGCACCTCTCCGCGGACATCTCCCTGGCCCTGCTGCGCCGGCTCCAGGAGACGGCGCGCCCCGACCTCAAGGTCGTGGTCATGTCCGCGACCCTGGAGGCCGAGCCCATCCGGGCGTACCTCGGCGGAAGTCCCTCGCTCCGCTCCGAAGGCCGCCGCTTCGACGTCAGCGTGGAGTACCTGCCCGCGCCCGATGACCGCTACCTGGACCAGCAGGTGCTCTCCGGCCTCAAGCGCGTCTTCGCGCAAGGCGTGGATGGCGACGTGCTCGTCTTCCTCCCCGGCGCGGGTGAAATCCGCCGCGCGCGGGACACCTGCGCGGAGTTCGCCGAGCGCCAGGGCGCCGACGTCCTTCCCCTCCACGGAGACCTGTCCCCCGCCGAGCAGGACCGCGCCGTGCGGCGCAGCTCCCGGCGGAAGATCATCCTCTCCACCAACGTCGCCGAGACGTCCGTCACCATTGACGGCGTGGCCGTGGTCATCGACTCCGGGCTCGCGCGCGTGGCGTCCCACTCGCCCTGGTCCGGCCTCCCCACGCTCAAGCTGTCCAAGGTCAGCCGCGCGTCCGCCATCCAGCGCGCGGGCCGCGCCGGACGCACCCGCGCGGGCCACTGCCTGCGCCTCTACACCCAGCACGACTTCGACGGCCGCCCGGAGCAGGATGCCCCGGAGATTCGCCGCACGGACCTCGCGGAGACGGTGCTCTCCCTGCGCGCGGCCGGCATCACCGACCTGGCCGCGTTCCCCTTCTTCGAGCCGCCCCCCGCCGCGTCGCTCGATGCGGCGGAGGCGCTGCTCCGCCGCCTGGGCGCGGTCGACCCGTCCGGCCGCGTCACGGAGGTGGGCGAGCGGCTCCTGCGCTTCCCCGTCCACCCCCGTCAGGCGCGCATCATCGTCGAGGGAGAACGCCGGGGCGTGGGCGCCGAGGCGGCGGTGCTCGCCGCGCTCATGGGTGAGCGTGACATCCGCCGCGAGGCCCGCGCCAACCTGGGCCAGGGAGGCCGCTCGGCCGCCATCGTCAGCGGCCCGTCTGATTTGCTGGAGCTGTTCGAACGCTTCCGAGAGGCGGAACGCGCGGGCTTCGCCTCCGGCCGCATGCACTCGCTCTCACTGGAGGCCGGCGCCGTGCAGTCCGTGGACCGGGTCCAGAAGCAGCTCCGGCGCGCGGTGCGCGGCCAGGGCCAGCGTCCCCAGCGGCCCGAGGACGTGGAGCAGGCCCTGATGCTCAGCGTGCTCGCGGGCTATCCCGACCGCATCGCCCGGCGTCGGCGCCCCCGCGCGCCCGAGCTGCTGATGTTCGGCGGAGGCACCGCCACCCTGTCGGACGTCAGCGTCGTCCAGGACGCCGACCTCATGGTGGCCGCCGACGCCGAGGAACGCCCCGGCAAGGGCGCCGTGGTGCGGCTCGCCAGCGCCGTGGAGCCTGAATGGCTGCTGGACCTCTACCCGGACGCGCTGGAGGAGGTGGACACCCTCCAGTGGAACGCCGAGGCCCGGCGCGTGGAGCGGCTCACCCGCCTGTCCTACGGCAACCTCGTGCTGGAGGAGACGCGCACCCCCGCCCCCGCCTCCGAGGCCACCGCGCGCGTGCTCGTGGAAGCGGCGTTGGCCGCGGGGCCCGGGAAGTTCGCGGACCCGGAGGCCCTGGAGCAGTGGCGCACCCGCGTGGCCCTGCTGGCGGAGGCCTTCCCGGAGGCGAGGTTCCCCACCATCGATGACGCCTTCCTGCGCGACGCGCTGGCGTCACTCTGCTCGGACGCGCGCAGCTTCAAGGACCTGGAGGGCGTGTCGCTGCTGGACGCGCTCTACGCGCGGCTCACCTCCGAACAGCAGCGGCTGTTGGCCTCACACGCGCCCGAGCGCGTGACGCTCCCCGGAGGCCGCGGCGTCAAGGTCCACTACGAGCCGGGCAAGCCGCCCTGGGTGGAGTCCCGGCTCCAGGACTTCTTCGGCATGGCACAGGGGCCCAACGTCTGCGCGGGCCGCGTCCCGCTGGTGCTGCACCTGCTGGCGCCCAACATGCGCGCGGTGCAGGTGACGACCGACCTGGCCGGCTTCTGGGAGCGGCACTACCCCGCCATCCGCAAGGAGCTGTGCCGCAAGTACCCCCGGCACTCGTGGCCCGAGGACCCGCGGCATGCCCAGCCGCCCGCCCCCCGGCCACCGCGCCGCTGA
- a CDS encoding HAD family hydrolase, translating into MEAMRPTVLLFDIDGTLVTTGGAGRRSMEAAFEKLHGRRDACDSFAMSGMTDRAIVRQAMRIIGVEDTTEAIDAVIHAYVTHLAEEVHKVDDARYRVFPGMREAVKEARSLPGFAVGLGTGNVREGARVKLERVRIYDQFDFGGFGCDNEDRTELIRCGARAGAARLGAPLEECRVVVIGDTPKDVHAAQGIGAECIGVETGTFAAQALLDAGATVAFQDFSHPEALTALLGRR; encoded by the coding sequence ATGGAGGCCATGCGTCCCACCGTCCTCCTCTTCGACATCGATGGAACCCTGGTCACCACTGGCGGCGCGGGGCGCCGCTCCATGGAAGCCGCTTTCGAGAAGCTGCACGGGCGCCGGGATGCCTGTGACTCGTTCGCCATGTCCGGGATGACGGACCGGGCCATCGTCCGCCAGGCGATGCGCATCATCGGCGTGGAAGACACGACCGAGGCCATCGACGCCGTCATCCACGCCTACGTCACCCACCTGGCCGAAGAGGTCCACAAGGTGGATGACGCGCGCTACCGCGTCTTCCCGGGCATGCGCGAGGCCGTGAAGGAGGCCCGCTCCCTGCCTGGCTTCGCGGTGGGCCTGGGCACCGGCAACGTCCGTGAAGGCGCCCGCGTGAAGCTGGAGCGCGTGCGCATCTACGACCAGTTCGACTTCGGCGGCTTCGGCTGCGACAACGAGGACCGCACCGAGCTGATTCGCTGCGGCGCCAGGGCCGGCGCCGCGCGGCTGGGGGCCCCCCTGGAGGAATGCCGCGTCGTCGTCATCGGAGACACGCCCAAGGACGTGCATGCGGCCCAGGGCATCGGTGCTGAGTGCATCGGCGTGGAAACCGGCACCTTCGCCGCGCAGGCCCTCCTGGATGCCGGGGCGACCGTCGCCTTCCAGGACTTCTCCCACCCCGAGGCCCTGACGGCGTTGCTCGGCAGGCGCTGA
- a CDS encoding HEAT repeat domain-containing protein, with protein MVLGAVLFAGAGGLARVNTSASAEPSLTSNSTTPAGDVHAQVVALLDATRTGAPSEEAWRRLGPGAVPVLSALVVDPSAPAARRTLAVASLALVDPTSGATPIRAVLEDAKAPAEVRVSAAGALGRCLGLDAIPTLITRLQDPELQVREAVAVALGRLGGQQARQALEDRLPVEERALVREALQRGLTLVEP; from the coding sequence GTGGTCCTCGGAGCCGTGCTGTTCGCGGGCGCCGGAGGCCTGGCCCGGGTCAACACGTCCGCCAGCGCGGAGCCCTCACTCACCTCCAATTCGACGACCCCAGCGGGTGACGTGCACGCCCAGGTCGTCGCGCTCCTCGATGCGACGCGGACCGGGGCGCCCTCCGAAGAGGCCTGGCGCCGCCTGGGACCTGGCGCGGTGCCCGTGCTCTCCGCCCTCGTCGTGGATCCGTCCGCGCCCGCCGCGCGGCGCACGCTCGCCGTGGCGTCCCTGGCGCTGGTGGATCCGACAAGCGGAGCGACTCCCATCCGAGCGGTGCTCGAAGACGCGAAGGCCCCGGCGGAGGTGCGAGTGAGCGCGGCGGGCGCGCTGGGCCGGTGCCTGGGGCTGGACGCCATCCCCACCCTCATCACCCGGTTGCAGGACCCGGAGCTCCAGGTCCGGGAGGCCGTGGCCGTGGCGCTCGGACGCCTGGGCGGACAGCAGGCCCGGCAGGCGCTGGAGGACCGTTTGCCCGTGGAGGAACGCGCCCTGGTCCGCGAGGCACTCCAGCGTGGCCTCACGCTCGTCGAGCCGTGA
- a CDS encoding DsrE family protein, whose amino-acid sequence MAGRVLFFLQHATYEPAFQAATMGITAAAMGDEVYFVFAFDALRQLASGAYGQPSSEREHEEFTRAESLGVLAPARMLEEARTLGARLIACDTTVRICGYEPEALAGTLDEVMGMATLWRLTAGARVLTL is encoded by the coding sequence ATGGCCGGACGGGTCCTCTTCTTCCTGCAGCACGCGACGTACGAGCCGGCGTTCCAGGCCGCCACGATGGGCATCACCGCCGCGGCCATGGGCGACGAGGTGTACTTCGTCTTCGCCTTCGATGCGCTACGCCAGCTCGCGAGTGGCGCCTACGGCCAGCCCTCGAGCGAACGTGAGCATGAGGAGTTCACGCGCGCGGAGTCACTCGGGGTATTGGCGCCCGCGCGGATGCTGGAAGAGGCGCGCACACTGGGCGCGAGGTTGATCGCCTGCGACACCACGGTGCGCATCTGCGGCTACGAGCCGGAGGCGCTGGCGGGCACCCTGGATGAGGTGATGGGGATGGCCACGCTGTGGCGACTGACCGCGGGTGCACGGGTGCTGACCCTCTAG
- the cglB gene encoding adventurous gliding motility lipoprotein CglB, which yields MRSKLPLLSALSVGAVVLACQTYDFEPVEPLAIAQTTVEEVINARASKPNIMLLVDTSASMTDPVNPSDPACIVEYEGSPVVCGREAPCNVDVCPTRWTELQAAVPQFLESSGQFVRFALTTYPETRGGASVADSCREASESALLKGLPDQEDDASLLAHASEINDLLQGIPNSGEGRPLGGTPTSGSLNFVGGLPGLQAPDRENFVILLTDGLPNCNVNNVNTGANPELCKCTIDNNGCFGSYEKRGCLDSDASVAAVQALKQKQITTIVIGFGAETASGEGPAVLEAMARAGGFQRTCSAERPCGEGDTCNPTTGLCNRSFFQAGNQAELASALEEISRAVKQEEPCLIPLEGPQRPTDPKLLVVYVEGERTPSSDSTWTFEDRGVLFTGETCQRILDSTPESPVRIEVRAIRQR from the coding sequence ATGCGCTCCAAGCTGCCCCTCCTGAGTGCACTCTCCGTCGGCGCCGTCGTCCTGGCCTGCCAGACGTACGACTTCGAGCCGGTGGAGCCGCTGGCCATCGCCCAGACGACGGTGGAAGAGGTCATCAACGCCCGCGCGAGCAAGCCCAACATCATGCTGTTGGTGGATACCTCTGCGTCGATGACGGACCCCGTGAACCCTTCGGATCCTGCCTGCATTGTGGAGTACGAGGGCTCCCCGGTGGTCTGTGGCCGCGAGGCGCCGTGTAATGTCGACGTCTGCCCCACGCGCTGGACGGAGCTGCAGGCAGCCGTTCCGCAGTTTCTCGAGTCCAGTGGGCAGTTCGTGCGCTTCGCGCTGACGACCTACCCGGAGACGCGCGGAGGAGCCTCGGTTGCAGACTCGTGCCGTGAGGCAAGCGAGAGCGCGCTGTTGAAGGGGCTGCCAGACCAGGAGGACGATGCGTCCCTTCTGGCGCATGCCAGTGAAATCAACGACCTCCTGCAGGGCATCCCCAATAGTGGTGAGGGGCGGCCGCTCGGTGGTACGCCGACGAGCGGCAGTCTGAACTTCGTAGGTGGACTGCCGGGCCTTCAGGCCCCGGATCGGGAGAACTTCGTCATCCTGCTGACGGACGGTCTTCCGAATTGCAACGTGAATAACGTCAACACCGGCGCCAATCCCGAACTCTGCAAGTGCACCATTGATAACAACGGCTGTTTTGGCTCTTACGAGAAGCGTGGGTGCTTGGACTCCGATGCCTCCGTCGCCGCGGTGCAGGCGCTGAAGCAGAAGCAGATTACGACCATTGTGATTGGCTTCGGTGCTGAGACCGCGTCGGGCGAGGGCCCAGCGGTGCTGGAGGCCATGGCGCGAGCGGGCGGCTTCCAGCGGACGTGCAGCGCGGAGCGTCCGTGCGGCGAGGGCGACACGTGCAACCCGACGACGGGGCTGTGCAACCGCTCCTTCTTCCAGGCCGGAAACCAGGCTGAGCTTGCAAGCGCGCTGGAGGAGATCAGCCGGGCGGTGAAGCAGGAGGAGCCTTGCCTGATTCCGCTGGAAGGTCCCCAGCGCCCGACCGACCCCAAGCTGCTCGTGGTCTACGTGGAAGGCGAGCGCACCCCATCGAGCGACAGCACGTGGACGTTCGAGGACCGCGGCGTGCTCTTCACGGGAGAGACCTGCCAGCGCATCCTCGACTCCACGCCGGAGTCGCCGGTGCGGATTGAAGTGCGGGCCATCCGTCAGCGTTAG
- a CDS encoding ATP-grasp domain-containing protein, whose product MKATILSRSASIPSTRRLVEVARARGHRVRVLNPLRVQMHLDGRKATLYYGRKKLAPTDVVLPRIAQSINNYGLAVVNQFGLARVPLVNHAQAIAQSRNKMRSLQLLSAHGIDIPGTVMARDAAHLKEMVGLLGGVPVLVKLLQGQEKHGVMVCESLQSLEAALEAVLGLGHNLVMQEYVKNTGIDVRVLVVGGQAVAAVRRRPRAGRLAHTLIKGARLEPHELSPAQRATAEKATRLIGLEVAAVDLLDIQGQPKVFEVNSSPALPEMEGVTGVDLALLIIQRAEDLVAGATPVSVPDLSPPSGLPVPPELPGLPVERKGTGRRTRTDEGGA is encoded by the coding sequence ATGAAAGCCACCATCCTCTCGCGCTCCGCTTCCATCCCGTCTACCCGGCGACTCGTCGAGGTGGCGCGCGCCAGGGGGCACCGGGTGCGGGTCCTCAACCCGCTCCGAGTGCAGATGCACCTGGATGGGCGCAAGGCCACGCTCTATTACGGCCGCAAGAAGCTGGCGCCCACGGACGTCGTCCTCCCTCGCATCGCCCAGTCCATCAACAACTACGGCCTGGCCGTGGTGAACCAGTTCGGCCTCGCGCGAGTCCCGCTCGTCAACCACGCGCAGGCCATCGCGCAGTCGCGCAACAAGATGCGCTCGCTGCAGCTCCTGTCCGCGCACGGCATCGACATCCCGGGAACCGTGATGGCGCGGGATGCGGCGCACCTCAAGGAGATGGTGGGCCTGCTGGGAGGCGTGCCCGTCCTGGTCAAGCTGCTCCAGGGACAGGAGAAGCACGGCGTCATGGTCTGCGAGAGCCTCCAGTCGCTGGAGGCCGCGCTCGAGGCCGTCCTGGGCCTTGGTCACAACCTCGTCATGCAGGAGTACGTGAAGAACACCGGCATCGACGTCCGTGTGCTCGTCGTGGGCGGCCAGGCCGTGGCGGCGGTCCGCCGCAGGCCTCGCGCCGGTCGGCTGGCTCACACCCTCATCAAGGGGGCCCGGTTGGAGCCCCACGAGCTGTCTCCCGCGCAGCGCGCCACCGCGGAGAAGGCCACGAGGCTCATCGGCCTGGAAGTCGCGGCGGTGGACCTGCTCGACATTCAAGGGCAGCCCAAGGTCTTCGAGGTGAACAGCTCTCCCGCGCTCCCTGAGATGGAGGGCGTGACTGGCGTGGACCTGGCCTTGCTCATCATCCAGCGGGCGGAAGACCTCGTGGCGGGGGCCACGCCCGTCTCCGTGCCGGACCTGTCGCCGCCATCCGGCCTGCCCGTGCCCCCGGAGCTTCCCGGGCTCCCGGTGGAAAGGAAGGGCACCGGCCGCCGAACCCGAACCGATGAAGGCGGCGCGTGA
- the rlmB gene encoding 23S rRNA (guanosine(2251)-2'-O)-methyltransferase RlmB produces MRERSSKGGRGERGSEEAPQRSSRGERGGGEASRFVYGVNPVLEALRARPDEVERLYLVEGQLGARAAGELLSRAREYGIRVEKVTRERLATLADGGVHQGVVVELRGFQYAELEDILEAAKALKQPPLVVVLDGIQDPHNLGAIIRSADALGAHGVVIAKDRAVQVTGTVAKASAGAVEHSRIARVVNISRALEELKEAGLWVAAADVDAKEPMWSARLDGPLALVVGAEGPGVREGVLKHCDFRLRIPMAGQVGSLNASVSAGILLYEVARQRGTASGR; encoded by the coding sequence ATGCGTGAGCGTTCTTCCAAGGGTGGCCGCGGTGAGCGCGGGAGCGAAGAAGCCCCCCAGCGCTCCAGCCGAGGCGAGCGCGGTGGCGGCGAAGCCTCCCGCTTCGTCTACGGCGTGAATCCAGTCCTGGAGGCCCTCCGGGCCCGGCCGGACGAGGTGGAACGCTTGTACCTGGTGGAGGGGCAGCTCGGCGCCCGGGCGGCGGGTGAGCTGCTCAGCCGCGCTCGCGAGTACGGCATTCGCGTGGAGAAGGTGACGCGCGAGCGCCTGGCCACGCTCGCCGACGGCGGCGTGCACCAGGGCGTGGTGGTGGAGCTGCGAGGCTTCCAGTACGCCGAACTGGAAGACATCCTGGAGGCCGCCAAGGCCCTGAAGCAGCCGCCCCTGGTGGTGGTGCTGGACGGCATCCAGGACCCGCACAACCTGGGGGCCATCATCCGCTCCGCGGACGCCCTGGGGGCGCACGGCGTGGTGATTGCGAAGGACCGGGCGGTCCAGGTGACGGGGACGGTGGCCAAGGCCTCGGCCGGGGCGGTGGAGCACAGCCGCATCGCACGGGTGGTCAACATCTCCCGGGCACTGGAGGAGCTGAAGGAAGCGGGCCTGTGGGTCGCGGCCGCGGACGTGGACGCCAAGGAGCCCATGTGGAGCGCCCGGCTGGATGGGCCGCTGGCGCTCGTCGTGGGGGCCGAGGGGCCAGGCGTGCGGGAGGGCGTGCTCAAGCACTGCGACTTCCGCCTCCGGATTCCGATGGCGGGTCAGGTCGGTTCATTGAATGCGTCCGTTTCGGCCGGCATTCTGCTATACGAGGTCGCCCGGCAGCGGGGCACCGCTTCCGGCCGGTAG
- the tuf gene encoding elongation factor Tu, whose protein sequence is MAKEKFERNKPHVNIGTIGHVDHGKTSLTAAITKVLAKTGGATFLAYDMIDKAPEERERGITISTAHVEYQTTNRHYAHVDCPGHADYVKNMITGAAQMDGAILVVSAADGPMPQTREHILLARQVGVPYIVVFLNKVDMLDDPELRELVEMEVRDLLKKYEFPGDDIPIIPGSALKALEGDTSDIGEPAILKLMEAVDSYIPTPQRATDKPFLMPVEDVFSISGRGTVATGRVERGIIKVGEEVEVVGLRPTQKTVVTGVEMFRKLLDQGMAGDNIGALVRGLKREDMERGQVLAKPGSITPHTKFKAQIYVLSKEEGGRHTPFFKGYRPQFYFRTTDVTGSVKLPDNVEMVMPGDNIAIEVELITPVAMEKELRFAVREGGRTVGAGVVAEVVE, encoded by the coding sequence ATGGCCAAGGAGAAGTTCGAGCGTAACAAGCCCCACGTGAACATCGGCACGATCGGACACGTGGACCACGGCAAGACGTCGCTGACCGCCGCCATCACCAAGGTGCTGGCGAAGACGGGCGGCGCCACGTTCCTGGCGTACGACATGATTGACAAGGCGCCGGAGGAGCGTGAGCGCGGCATCACGATTTCCACCGCGCACGTGGAGTACCAGACGACGAACCGGCACTACGCCCACGTCGACTGCCCGGGCCACGCCGACTACGTGAAGAACATGATTACGGGCGCGGCGCAGATGGACGGCGCCATCCTGGTGGTGTCGGCGGCGGACGGCCCGATGCCCCAGACGCGCGAGCACATCCTGCTGGCGCGCCAGGTCGGCGTTCCGTACATCGTCGTCTTCCTGAACAAGGTGGACATGCTGGACGATCCCGAGCTGCGCGAGCTCGTGGAGATGGAAGTCCGGGACCTGCTCAAGAAGTACGAGTTCCCTGGCGACGACATCCCCATCATCCCGGGCTCGGCGCTCAAGGCGCTGGAGGGTGACACCAGCGACATCGGCGAGCCGGCCATCCTGAAGCTGATGGAGGCGGTGGACAGCTACATCCCGACGCCGCAGCGCGCGACGGACAAGCCCTTCCTGATGCCGGTGGAGGACGTGTTCTCCATCTCGGGCCGCGGGACGGTGGCCACCGGCCGCGTGGAGCGCGGCATCATCAAGGTGGGCGAGGAAGTGGAAGTCGTCGGTCTGCGTCCGACGCAGAAGACGGTCGTCACGGGCGTGGAGATGTTCCGCAAGCTGCTGGACCAGGGCATGGCGGGCGACAACATCGGCGCGCTGGTGCGCGGCCTGAAGCGCGAGGACATGGAGCGCGGCCAGGTGCTGGCCAAGCCGGGCAGCATCACCCCGCACACCAAGTTCAAGGCGCAGATTTACGTGCTGTCCAAGGAAGAGGGCGGCCGTCACACCCCGTTCTTCAAGGGGTACCGTCCGCAGTTCTACTTCCGCACCACGGACGTGACGGGCTCGGTGAAGCTGCCGGACAACGTCGAAATGGTGATGCCGGGCGACAACATCGCCATCGAGGTGGAGCTCATCACCCCGGTGGCGATGGAGAAGGAGCTGCGCTTCGCCGTTCGCGAGGGTGGCCGCACGGTGGGCGCCGGCGTCGTGGCGGAAGTCGTCGAGTAA
- the rpmG gene encoding 50S ribosomal protein L33: protein MPKGNRSIISLECTVCKERNYTTTKNKRKSQDKLELSKFCPRCRKHQDHKEGKV from the coding sequence ATGCCGAAGGGCAATCGTTCCATCATTTCGCTCGAGTGCACGGTGTGCAAGGAGCGGAACTACACGACCACGAAGAACAAGCGGAAGAGCCAGGACAAGCTCGAGCTGAGCAAGTTCTGTCCTCGTTGCCGCAAGCACCAGGACCACAAGGAAGGTAAGGTCTAG
- the secE gene encoding preprotein translocase subunit SecE has protein sequence MATASEASQQANRSAMDPKRLVVIFYLLSGIVLGLFLEHLLGLLWARFNWSDPVLIEGLDWKVSTLVGYAAAVALALGAYFHPRTHALSIDVASELMKVTWPTWTETKASTMAVVVASLVAAVILFCIDTAAYNLMVEWLPTVWGKL, from the coding sequence ATGGCGACGGCATCAGAGGCCAGCCAGCAGGCTAACCGCTCGGCGATGGATCCGAAGCGGCTCGTGGTCATCTTCTATCTTCTCTCCGGCATCGTCCTGGGCCTCTTCCTGGAGCACCTGCTCGGGTTGCTGTGGGCGCGGTTCAACTGGAGCGACCCGGTTCTCATCGAGGGCCTGGATTGGAAGGTCTCCACCCTGGTGGGTTACGCGGCGGCCGTGGCCCTGGCCCTGGGCGCGTACTTCCACCCGCGCACCCACGCGCTCTCCATTGATGTGGCCTCGGAGTTGATGAAGGTCACCTGGCCGACCTGGACGGAGACCAAGGCGTCGACCATGGCCGTGGTGGTGGCCTCGCTGGTGGCCGCCGTCATCCTCTTCTGCATCGATACGGCCGCCTACAACCTGATGGTGGAGTGGCTGCCGACCGTGTGGGGGAAGCTGTAA
- the nusG gene encoding transcription termination/antitermination protein NusG, which yields MAMKWYVVHTYSNFENQAKKSLEEKVRLEGLQDQFGEILIPMEQVVEMVKGEKKTSRRKFFPGYIFVQMELNDRTLHLVKNTPKITGFPGTAQNQNPLPISDQEVARLTSQISEGTLKPKPKVQFDDGDTVRVIDGPFANFNGTVEEVNAEKGRVKVLVSIFGRATPVELDFMQVEKTTG from the coding sequence ATGGCGATGAAATGGTACGTGGTCCACACCTACTCGAACTTCGAGAACCAGGCGAAGAAGAGCCTGGAAGAGAAGGTCCGTCTGGAGGGCCTTCAGGACCAGTTCGGTGAGATCCTGATTCCGATGGAACAGGTCGTCGAAATGGTGAAGGGCGAGAAGAAGACGTCTCGCCGCAAGTTCTTCCCTGGCTACATCTTCGTGCAGATGGAGCTGAACGACCGGACGCTCCACCTGGTGAAGAACACGCCGAAGATCACCGGATTTCCCGGAACGGCGCAGAACCAGAACCCGCTGCCCATCTCCGATCAGGAGGTGGCTCGGCTGACGTCCCAGATTTCCGAGGGCACGCTCAAGCCCAAGCCCAAGGTGCAGTTCGACGATGGCGACACGGTGCGCGTCATCGACGGCCCGTTCGCCAACTTCAACGGCACCGTGGAAGAGGTCAACGCCGAGAAGGGCAGGGTGAAGGTGCTGGTCAGCATCTTCGGCCGCGCCACCCCGGTCGAGCTGGACTTCATGCAGGTGGAGAAGACCACCGGCTAG